The sequence below is a genomic window from Beijerinckia indica subsp. indica ATCC 9039.
GAAATTACTGACGGCGGGCATCATCTTTGCCATATTCGTTGCGACAGCCCTTGATATTTTTGATCATCATACCTTTACCATTAAGGAAAATAATACACGTTTCACGGTGTGGTATATAGTCATGATGTTTTTTATTGGGATGTTGTTTTGTGTTAACGCAAAACATGTCATCCTGAATGTCTGGCTTGCTCTCGGCTGTGCTCTCGGCTTCTACGTCCTGACGCTGAGTGATTCCTTTGGCCCCCTAAGTGGATTATTACTGACCTATCTGACCGCTTACATCGGAATGATACGTTTTCCTCTGTTCGACCGGATTCTCAAGGAAGATCTTTCGTATGGAATTTATTTGTATGGTTTTCCCCTCACTCAGGTGACGATCTTCTTCCTGCTACCCCATCTCGGTTTTCTTCCCGGGGGGATACGTTTGGCGATTATAACGCTGATCAGTTTTTGCCTGACTCTTATTTTTGCGAGCCTGTCTTGGAAGTTCATTGAAAAGCCAGCTCTGCGCTTACGCAAATGGGGACAAAAGAAATCCGTGCCCATATCTGCCGACGAACACGGTCCTGCGCAGAGCGTCCCCGAAGGACTAGTGCCTGTTACGGACGAAACAAGCCTGCGACCAGCGCAGTAAGGAACCAAGGATTTATTATCCGCGATCCTTGGTATTATTTTAAGGTGAGCCGCCACTCATGGCGGCTGTCGATTGTAGCACTTTACCCTATTGCGTTCAGCGGGCCGGTCTTCATTAAGAGTGCCTTCTAGCCCTTTTAAGGAAAGAATTTTCAAATCCGCGATCCGCGAGGCGGGGTTGCGATGAAGTTCGGCCTCGCATATCCCGCTCTTCCCTCCGTGGCTGCGTTTCTCATGGCATGATCCGGTTCATGGAAATGTCGAGCGGATTTCCGTTGACGCCTATCACTCATGATCGCGAGATAGGTCAAGACAACAATGGGTGCCAACACGCGTGACCCATACACAAAATACCATTGGTTCGGGCTCCAAACAACGCTAGCAATGTCATAAGCGAGTAATGCGGCCCAATACAGGCTACCTTCACGGGTTTTTTGAACCAGAAATGCGGATATGACACCCCATGTGAAGAGAAAAATTCCACAGCCGATAAGACCAAAGTCATTGACCATGACGCGAAGCGCTGTCGAGGCGTTTCCATCGCGCCAATCCCCAATATCAATATTTGACTGAACCGTATCCAGGTAGCTGCCGCCTCCCGTGATTAATCCAGCCAGGAACTTGAAAGTATTGTTGCCGTATGCGAGATCGCCGCTCCAATAGTTCCAGTACCACCCGTGGAAGGCGGGGATATAGCCAGCGAACCATATGCGCATATGCTCCAATGTTTCCCCAATTTGCGAAAAATTAAAATCACCGAGGCGAATGCTTTGGAGAAAAGCCATCATCGAAACGAGGCCAAACACGAGA
It includes:
- a CDS encoding acyltransferase family protein, whose amino-acid sequence is MTLEETMNANKGIGPGFHLLRHVLAALILIYHCTIAVFGAHTNDYMGKGLLLAQKAGHDLTMPQLLMEVIRPTLYTLVGMFFALSGFLVTSSALRNGNIKVFFLNRAVRIIPALSVEITLSALILGPLVTNLPLGQYFSDPRFFRYFGNIAGFVTFTLPGVFTDNPWPNIVNLNLWTLPPEFWCYLLMLGLMISGLLSKQKLLTAGIIFAIFVATALDIFDHHTFTIKENNTRFTVWYIVMMFFIGMLFCVNAKHVILNVWLALGCALGFYVLTLSDSFGPLSGLLLTYLTAYIGMIRFPLFDRILKEDLSYGIYLYGFPLTQVTIFFLLPHLGFLPGGIRLAIITLISFCLTLIFASLSWKFIEKPALRLRKWGQKKSVPISADEHGPAQSVPEGLVPVTDETSLRPAQ